A part of Marinomonas rhizomae genomic DNA contains:
- a CDS encoding DUF2946 domain-containing protein, with protein MCVCLFAVFLIYFGPLFSQVSNALSSQPTTMQMSMESMDMSGHDHAKMFSEQASNTPTSSAHISHHGHHGHGESANLLEACGYCSLLFHLNWIDAKTFELIPLTQSRYPNIVTVTISHKYNVPFTSILPRAPPVTLV; from the coding sequence GTGTGCGTTTGCTTGTTTGCTGTTTTTCTTATTTATTTTGGCCCGCTGTTCTCGCAAGTAAGCAATGCACTTTCATCCCAACCAACCACGATGCAAATGTCGATGGAAAGTATGGATATGTCAGGGCACGACCATGCAAAAATGTTTTCCGAGCAAGCAAGCAACACACCGACAAGCTCAGCACACATTAGCCACCATGGTCATCACGGTCACGGTGAAAGCGCCAATCTCTTAGAGGCTTGTGGCTATTGCTCTCTGCTCTTCCACTTAAACTGGATCGATGCCAAAACTTTTGAGTTAATCCCCCTTACTCAAAGCCGTTACCCGAACATAGTAACGGTGACTATTTCGCACAAATACAATGTGCCCTTCACCTCCATTCTCCCCAGAGCACCACCCGTCACTCTCGTTTAA
- a CDS encoding DUF2750 domain-containing protein, producing the protein MSNTILLDDTFYRLPSSERYDHVLNLVKKGASVWTLADSEGCLIIDLGSDKVLPIWPAQALATAWGEKDYQGFNSLEINAADWAEKWLPGMQGDGFSVGVAPNLAGECIVSSAEEHAADLQS; encoded by the coding sequence ATGTCAAACACAATCCTTCTTGATGATACCTTCTACCGCTTACCTAGCAGCGAACGCTATGATCACGTTTTAAACCTCGTAAAGAAAGGCGCATCTGTATGGACGCTGGCTGACTCAGAAGGCTGTTTAATCATTGATCTTGGTAGCGATAAAGTACTACCAATTTGGCCAGCGCAAGCCCTAGCAACCGCTTGGGGCGAGAAAGATTATCAAGGATTTAACAGTTTAGAAATTAACGCTGCCGATTGGGCCGAGAAATGGCTTCCTGGTATGCAAGGTGATGGCTTCTCTGTTGGTGTGGCACCAAATCTTGCTGGCGAATGCATTGTTTCTTCTGCTGAAGAACATGCTGCTGACTTACAAAGCTAA
- a CDS encoding adenosine deaminase: METLIELSKKMPKTELHLHIEGTFEPEQMFAIAQRNQVELKYSTVDALKAAYQFNNLQDFLDLYYQGMSVLLHEADFYDLTMAYLEKVHSENVVHVEIFFDPQGHLSRGVSFEVQIKGIYNALQDAEKKWGMTSQLIMSFLRHLSEESAFETLESAKPYLKWIDGIGLDSSEVGHPPEKFLRVFEACKNLGLKVTAHAGEEGPPEYVWQAIEQIGVDRIDHGNRALEDDKLIDTIIERNLTLTVCPLSNLKLCVVNDMKDHPIRSMLKLGLNATVNSDDPAYFGGYMNDNYASLINDTGISKEELFQLAKNGIIGSWMEEHHKEQHLKQLNSLFA; the protein is encoded by the coding sequence ATGGAAACACTAATCGAACTATCAAAGAAAATGCCCAAAACAGAACTTCATCTACATATTGAAGGCACCTTTGAGCCAGAGCAGATGTTTGCCATAGCCCAACGTAATCAGGTTGAATTGAAATACAGTACGGTAGACGCGTTGAAAGCGGCCTATCAATTCAACAATCTACAAGATTTTCTAGACCTTTATTACCAAGGCATGTCTGTACTGCTTCATGAAGCCGACTTTTACGACCTTACCATGGCGTACTTAGAAAAAGTCCACAGCGAGAATGTCGTCCATGTAGAGATTTTTTTTGATCCTCAGGGTCACTTATCTCGTGGCGTAAGTTTTGAAGTGCAAATCAAAGGCATCTATAACGCCCTTCAAGATGCAGAGAAAAAATGGGGCATGACATCCCAGCTCATTATGTCTTTCCTACGACACCTGAGCGAAGAAAGTGCCTTTGAAACGCTTGAGTCAGCAAAACCCTATCTAAAATGGATTGACGGAATTGGGCTAGACAGCTCAGAAGTAGGACACCCACCAGAAAAATTCTTGCGCGTTTTTGAAGCCTGCAAAAACCTCGGCCTAAAAGTAACCGCCCATGCAGGCGAAGAAGGGCCGCCAGAATACGTTTGGCAAGCCATTGAGCAAATCGGTGTTGATCGAATTGATCATGGCAACAGAGCACTAGAAGACGACAAACTTATTGATACGATAATAGAGCGCAATTTAACTCTGACGGTTTGCCCACTTTCTAATTTAAAACTTTGCGTCGTTAATGACATGAAAGATCATCCTATCAGAAGCATGTTGAAACTTGGGCTAAACGCTACCGTCAATTCAGATGATCCAGCCTATTTCGGCGGTTACATGAATGATAACTACGCGTCACTTATTAATGACACAGGCATTAGCAAAGAAGAATTATTTCAACTCGCTAAAAATGGCATTATCGGCAGCTGGATGGAAGAACATCACAAAGAACAGCATTTAAAGCAATTAAATAGCCTATTTGCATAA
- a CDS encoding BMP family ABC transporter substrate-binding protein: protein MKLKSLLVSLGLLAGASFVQAEEPLKVGFVYVGPVGDLGWSYEHDRGRKGIEEYFGDKVKTTYVENVPEGADAERVITQLAKAGNDLIFTTSFGFMNPTVKVAKRFPNVKFEHATGYKLSKNLGTYVLRTYEGRYISGVAAGMMTKTNTIGYIGSFPIPEVIRDINAAYMGAKSVNPDVKMKIVWANTWYDPGKETDAANALMDQGVDVMLQHTDSPAPLIAAEKRGLRAIGQASDQSKFAPNAHIFSVRDDWAPYYIKRVQAVMDGKWDSKDFWGGFHEDMLSLASINPNLPKDVRTKIDATLASIKSGEFKPFTGPIKDNKGNIAVPANHSLTDQELAQVNWYVEGITDEIPR from the coding sequence ATGAAACTGAAAAGTTTATTAGTAAGTCTAGGGCTTTTAGCTGGAGCAAGTTTTGTCCAAGCTGAAGAGCCACTCAAAGTCGGTTTTGTCTATGTTGGCCCAGTGGGCGATTTAGGCTGGAGTTATGAGCATGATAGAGGTCGTAAAGGCATAGAAGAATATTTTGGTGATAAGGTAAAAACCACTTACGTTGAAAACGTGCCTGAAGGCGCGGATGCTGAACGAGTGATCACTCAACTAGCCAAAGCCGGTAACGACCTTATTTTTACTACTTCTTTTGGTTTCATGAACCCAACAGTAAAAGTGGCAAAACGCTTCCCTAACGTGAAGTTTGAGCATGCTACTGGCTACAAACTATCTAAAAACTTAGGCACTTATGTACTTCGTACCTACGAAGGTCGTTATATCTCAGGCGTCGCTGCAGGCATGATGACCAAAACCAATACCATTGGTTATATTGGTTCATTCCCGATTCCAGAAGTTATCCGAGACATCAATGCTGCTTACATGGGCGCAAAAAGCGTTAACCCAGATGTGAAAATGAAAATTGTTTGGGCGAATACTTGGTATGATCCAGGTAAAGAAACCGATGCAGCAAACGCGCTAATGGACCAAGGTGTTGATGTTATGCTGCAGCATACAGACAGCCCGGCTCCGCTGATTGCGGCTGAAAAACGCGGTTTACGCGCTATTGGTCAGGCGTCAGATCAAAGTAAATTTGCGCCAAATGCGCACATTTTCTCTGTTCGTGATGACTGGGCACCTTACTATATCAAACGAGTTCAAGCCGTAATGGATGGCAAATGGGACTCTAAGGACTTCTGGGGCGGCTTCCATGAAGATATGCTGTCTCTAGCGTCTATTAACCCAAACCTCCCTAAAGATGTGCGTACAAAGATTGATGCCACTCTAGCTTCTATTAAGTCTGGCGAATTCAAACCATTCACAGGCCCTATTAAAGATAACAAAGGCAATATCGCTGTCCCAGCCAACCACTCACTAACAGATCAAGAACTTGCTCAAGTTAATTGGTATGTGGAAGGCATTACCGACGAAATTCCTCGTTAA
- a CDS encoding ABC transporter permease: MDSDLIVQILFAAVKTGTPLLFIALGEVICEKSGVLNLGQEGMMLMGAVVGFLAAYGTGSAGLGVLSAMLMGCVMSLIFAVLVLHLGANQVATGLALTIFGTGLSAFIGSGVVGQTIQGFQPIAVPLLSDIPYLGKILFSHDILVYASFTMTFVLMFVVNKTRIGLTLKAVGENPHAANAIGIKVLRVRYLAVMFGGVMAGISGAYMSLVYTPMWVENMTAGRGWIALALVVFASWRVGRIMLGAYLFGLASIMHLVLQGLGWSISPNLLAMLPYVATVVVMVIISADKFKEKLLAPRSLGKPFDPRQMA; the protein is encoded by the coding sequence TTGGACTCAGATCTAATCGTACAAATATTGTTTGCCGCTGTTAAAACCGGCACACCTCTTCTTTTTATTGCCTTAGGCGAAGTCATTTGTGAAAAATCCGGCGTACTCAACCTTGGCCAGGAAGGCATGATGCTAATGGGCGCTGTAGTTGGCTTCCTAGCGGCTTACGGCACTGGAAGCGCTGGTTTAGGCGTACTTTCCGCTATGCTAATGGGTTGTGTAATGAGCTTAATCTTTGCGGTTCTTGTTCTTCATCTTGGTGCAAATCAAGTAGCCACAGGGCTTGCCTTAACCATATTCGGCACAGGGTTGAGCGCCTTTATTGGCTCAGGCGTGGTTGGTCAGACAATTCAAGGATTCCAGCCTATTGCCGTGCCATTACTGTCTGACATTCCCTATCTGGGCAAAATTTTATTTAGTCATGACATCTTGGTATACGCCTCTTTTACGATGACCTTTGTGCTCATGTTTGTGGTGAACAAAACCCGAATTGGACTAACCCTTAAAGCGGTTGGAGAAAACCCACACGCAGCCAATGCCATTGGCATAAAAGTGCTAAGAGTCCGCTATCTAGCCGTTATGTTTGGTGGTGTGATGGCAGGTATTTCTGGCGCTTACATGTCCTTGGTTTATACCCCAATGTGGGTTGAAAACATGACGGCTGGACGGGGCTGGATTGCACTCGCCCTGGTTGTTTTCGCTTCGTGGCGCGTTGGTCGAATTATGCTAGGTGCCTATCTATTTGGCTTGGCAAGCATTATGCATTTGGTACTTCAAGGCTTGGGATGGTCAATTTCGCCGAACCTATTGGCCATGTTGCCATATGTCGCCACCGTCGTGGTCATGGTGATTATAAGCGCAGATAAATTTAAAGAGAAATTACTGGCCCCTAGGTCATTAGGAAAACCTTTTGATCCAAGACAAATGGCCTGA
- a CDS encoding ABC transporter permease: protein MIRIQARTEPSSLMKVASPLLAIALTLIFGSILFSAIGKSPSQALHVLLIAPLADSYNIGEMFVKMGPLLLCAVGLSLCYRANMWNIGAEGQLLAGALGGSAIALYFVDSESAFALPITLLAGIASGMIWAAVPTFLKLRFNSNLILTTIMFNYIALYLLIWAVHGPLRDPQGFGFPESAMFADSTLLPTLFESSRIHLGIVFAIISAFIAWFILSKSHLGFQVRVFGADEPAARYAGFSSKKLSWFVMLFAGALAGLAGVSETTGPIGQLVPNVSPGYGYSAIIVAYLGRLHPLGAIIAAMFMAVLYMGGDLAQIEMGIPVAVVSMFQGVLLFFLLACDFFINNRLAFSNQATN, encoded by the coding sequence ATGATCCGTATCCAAGCCCGTACTGAGCCAAGCTCACTCATGAAAGTCGCCTCGCCATTGCTAGCCATTGCATTAACGTTAATTTTCGGCAGCATTCTCTTTTCTGCTATAGGCAAATCGCCGTCACAGGCATTGCATGTACTGTTAATTGCACCATTAGCAGACAGCTACAACATTGGAGAAATGTTTGTCAAAATGGGGCCACTACTGCTCTGCGCTGTTGGATTATCTTTGTGTTACCGAGCCAATATGTGGAATATTGGTGCAGAAGGACAACTACTAGCAGGCGCCCTAGGTGGGTCAGCAATAGCACTTTACTTTGTTGATTCAGAATCAGCGTTCGCCCTGCCTATCACATTATTAGCCGGCATTGCGTCTGGCATGATTTGGGCAGCCGTTCCTACCTTCTTAAAATTACGATTTAACTCGAACCTCATTTTAACCACCATCATGTTTAACTATATCGCCCTATATCTGCTGATTTGGGCTGTGCATGGACCTTTGCGTGACCCTCAAGGTTTTGGTTTTCCAGAGTCGGCAATGTTTGCAGATTCCACATTATTGCCAACTCTATTTGAAAGCAGCCGAATCCATCTTGGTATTGTATTCGCGATTATCTCGGCTTTTATTGCTTGGTTTATTCTAAGTAAATCCCATCTTGGCTTTCAGGTTCGTGTTTTTGGCGCCGATGAACCAGCAGCAAGGTATGCAGGTTTCAGTAGCAAAAAACTCAGCTGGTTTGTCATGCTGTTTGCGGGGGCACTCGCAGGCTTAGCTGGCGTCAGCGAAACAACAGGACCAATAGGACAGCTTGTACCCAATGTGTCTCCAGGTTATGGCTATTCAGCCATCATTGTGGCGTATTTAGGGCGTTTGCATCCACTTGGAGCAATTATTGCCGCCATGTTTATGGCAGTGCTTTATATGGGCGGAGACCTAGCCCAAATTGAAATGGGCATTCCCGTTGCCGTAGTCAGTATGTTTCAAGGCGTTTTATTGTTCTTTCTTTTGGCTTGCGATTTTTTCATTAACAATCGCCTCGCCTTTTCTAATCAAGCGACAAACTAG
- a CDS encoding ABC transporter ATP-binding protein, which yields MKKHNLVSRLELANITKQYPGCLANDNISLTLMPGEIHALLGENGAGKSTLVKTIYGVVAPDKGDIIWDGKEVSIKSPSIARDLGIGMVFQHFSLFETLTVSQNIELCLSKTQLKKIDNLAEKITQLSEEYGLNVNPSRYVHSLSIGERQRVEIMRCLVQSVKLLILDEPTSVLTPQEVAGLFDVLRTLSEEGCSILFISHKLHEVTEICHKATILRGGKVVDTCVPNEETPASIAKMMVGDLAEQDAGYVKREGTQQMFHVQNLSLPAKQPFGTSLKNINFELKSGEILGIAGVAGNGQDELMAIISGEDERNVKNSLSLDNLNIGHLHAGERRKLGMAYVPEERLGRGAVPDMSLTENTLLTHSEGFIKNGLVDWQSIKDYTSELIAKYKVKCHGEFSEAKSLSGGNLQKFIMGREIGQNPKVLICAHPTWGVDVGAALAIHQALLELRDQGAAILLISEDIDELFLLADRMAAVCDGYLSPVVKTGTTNIDQIGQWMAGTFINNASASNAQAQEAKA from the coding sequence TTGAAAAAACATAATTTGGTATCACGCCTTGAGCTTGCCAATATCACCAAACAATATCCAGGCTGCCTCGCTAACGACAACATCAGCCTTACACTGATGCCAGGGGAAATTCATGCGCTATTGGGAGAGAACGGTGCAGGAAAAAGCACTTTAGTAAAAACCATTTACGGTGTCGTTGCTCCGGATAAAGGTGACATTATTTGGGATGGTAAAGAAGTCAGTATAAAATCACCATCTATTGCCCGAGACTTAGGTATCGGCATGGTTTTTCAACATTTTTCTTTATTTGAAACACTCACAGTTAGCCAAAATATTGAACTTTGTTTGAGTAAAACCCAATTAAAAAAAATAGATAACTTAGCAGAAAAAATCACTCAGCTTTCTGAAGAATACGGATTAAACGTCAATCCAAGCCGATATGTTCACTCACTTTCCATTGGCGAAAGACAACGAGTCGAAATTATGCGCTGCCTAGTACAATCGGTAAAATTACTGATCTTAGACGAGCCAACTTCCGTTTTAACCCCACAAGAAGTCGCTGGATTATTTGATGTATTGCGTACGCTATCTGAAGAAGGCTGTAGTATTTTATTTATCAGCCACAAGCTTCACGAAGTGACTGAAATTTGTCACAAAGCAACGATTTTACGCGGAGGAAAAGTCGTTGATACTTGCGTGCCTAATGAGGAAACCCCGGCCTCCATTGCTAAAATGATGGTTGGCGACCTCGCTGAACAAGATGCAGGCTATGTAAAAAGAGAAGGCACACAGCAAATGTTCCATGTTCAGAATTTGTCACTTCCAGCTAAACAGCCTTTTGGCACTTCATTAAAGAATATTAATTTTGAATTGAAATCTGGTGAAATACTCGGCATTGCGGGTGTTGCTGGCAATGGTCAAGACGAATTGATGGCTATAATCAGCGGCGAAGATGAACGTAATGTAAAAAACAGCCTGTCACTCGACAATTTAAATATTGGTCATTTGCATGCTGGAGAGCGACGTAAACTAGGTATGGCCTACGTCCCCGAAGAACGCTTAGGTCGAGGCGCAGTTCCGGACATGAGCCTAACTGAAAATACCCTTTTAACGCACAGTGAAGGCTTTATTAAAAACGGCCTAGTCGATTGGCAGAGCATAAAAGATTACACCAGCGAGCTGATCGCCAAATATAAAGTGAAATGCCACGGTGAATTTTCCGAAGCGAAAAGCTTAAGTGGCGGTAATTTACAAAAATTCATTATGGGGCGCGAAATTGGGCAGAACCCTAAAGTGCTTATCTGCGCTCACCCTACTTGGGGAGTCGACGTTGGAGCAGCTCTTGCCATTCACCAAGCTTTACTGGAACTTCGCGACCAAGGCGCTGCTATTTTACTTATCTCGGAAGACATTGATGAGCTATTTTTATTAGCCGATCGTATGGCGGCCGTTTGCGACGGCTATTTATCCCCAGTTGTTAAAACTGGAACAACTAATATAGATCAAATAGGACAATGGATGGCAGGCACTTTTATAAACAATGCGTCAGCCTCTAACGCACAAGCACAAGAGGCAAAAGCATGA
- a CDS encoding GGDEF domain-containing protein: MIKKTINKLLNIGFDDEFGNDLNQKHVVNFSYMMFCASCLLMLVVFSFRQMSSVAIFSLIGLLIGIVGLRYNYIGHFSRAQLLMPILKISQVSILSLFYFGTESGFHWFFVNVIAYSFVVFRADQRFIKCWVVGISIALFLLCELLNTRGMYLTTFDQSVVIIFVFFALSFNFAMVINLVMSRLKSVNTHLRTLAERDELTGLSNRRKVLADAVNIFADSVINRESCVFSIVDLDHFKKINDTFGHEAGDLVLSKVSTTMASVIRPQDEIGRYGGEEFIVIMPNTTLKEAEVVMEHMRQSVEDLLIETEHGIVIPVTISIGLASIAPTVSRYEEILAQADRGLYAAKRNGRNRLSVQSDYQT, translated from the coding sequence ATGATTAAAAAAACCATAAATAAGCTACTGAATATTGGCTTTGATGATGAGTTTGGAAATGATCTCAATCAGAAGCATGTAGTGAATTTTTCTTACATGATGTTCTGTGCAAGTTGTTTGTTGATGCTTGTGGTGTTCTCGTTTCGTCAGATGTCTTCGGTTGCTATTTTTTCATTGATAGGCCTGTTAATTGGTATTGTTGGTTTACGCTACAATTATATTGGGCACTTTTCTCGTGCTCAATTATTGATGCCTATTCTTAAAATTTCTCAAGTATCTATTCTTAGCTTATTTTACTTTGGTACTGAAAGTGGCTTTCATTGGTTTTTTGTCAATGTAATTGCTTATTCCTTTGTGGTTTTTAGGGCTGATCAGCGCTTTATCAAGTGCTGGGTAGTCGGTATTTCTATTGCTTTGTTCTTATTGTGTGAGCTTTTAAATACCAGAGGGATGTATTTAACGACGTTTGATCAAAGCGTGGTCATTATTTTTGTGTTTTTTGCGCTCTCGTTTAATTTTGCCATGGTCATTAATTTGGTGATGAGCCGATTGAAATCAGTTAATACGCATTTACGAACACTCGCTGAAAGAGATGAGCTAACAGGGCTGTCGAACCGCAGAAAAGTATTGGCTGATGCGGTTAATATTTTTGCCGATTCGGTTATTAATAGAGAGTCCTGCGTTTTTTCGATCGTAGACTTGGACCATTTTAAAAAGATTAATGACACATTTGGTCATGAGGCTGGAGATTTAGTGTTGTCTAAAGTCTCGACGACGATGGCGTCGGTTATACGCCCTCAGGATGAAATCGGTCGTTATGGTGGTGAAGAGTTTATAGTCATTATGCCCAATACTACTTTAAAAGAAGCGGAAGTTGTTATGGAGCACATGAGGCAGTCTGTTGAGGATTTGCTGATAGAAACAGAACACGGCATTGTTATTCCCGTTACTATTAGTATCGGTTTGGCTTCTATTGCGCCTACTGTTTCGCGATATGAGGAAATTTTAGCGCAAGCAGATAGAGGCTTGTATGCAGCGAAGCGTAATGGCCGAAATCGACTTTCTGTGCAATCTGACTATCAAACTTAA
- a CDS encoding TIGR01621 family pseudouridine synthase, whose product MLQILFRSVDYWVVEKPAGMSFHAESEELGVMQSLAASYPGHTFYPVHRLDKMTSGLLVVACNAVAAAKFGVIFENHEMEKRYLALSSKKPKKKQGTIAGGMAPSRRGQWKLTQDKENLAVTQFFSNYFQGFRVFFVRPLTGKTHQIRVALKSLGSPILGDLRYSGEEADRGYLHAYSLQFNWQGEMKQYLSFPTYGQHFSSELSEFVATQFDESILKWPAKK is encoded by the coding sequence TTGCTCCAGATATTATTTCGTTCAGTAGATTACTGGGTTGTTGAAAAGCCTGCTGGTATGAGTTTTCATGCCGAGTCTGAGGAGTTGGGAGTGATGCAGTCGCTCGCGGCTTCTTATCCTGGCCATACTTTTTATCCTGTTCATCGTTTGGATAAAATGACGTCGGGTTTATTGGTTGTTGCATGTAATGCAGTTGCAGCGGCTAAGTTTGGGGTTATTTTCGAAAACCATGAAATGGAAAAGCGTTACTTGGCATTGTCTTCTAAAAAACCGAAAAAGAAGCAAGGTACAATAGCGGGTGGAATGGCACCTAGTAGAAGAGGTCAGTGGAAACTTACCCAAGACAAAGAGAATTTAGCTGTTACGCAGTTTTTTTCTAATTATTTTCAAGGTTTTAGAGTGTTTTTTGTTAGGCCTTTAACAGGCAAAACACACCAAATTCGTGTCGCTTTGAAGAGTTTAGGGTCGCCTATTTTAGGAGATCTTAGGTACAGCGGAGAAGAGGCTGACAGAGGGTATTTGCATGCTTACTCTTTGCAGTTTAATTGGCAAGGTGAGATGAAGCAGTATCTCAGCTTTCCTACGTATGGGCAGCACTTTTCATCTGAGTTGTCTGAATTTGTGGCAACTCAATTTGATGAATCGATATTGAAATGGCCTGCTAAAAAGTAA
- the rlmM gene encoding 23S rRNA (cytidine(2498)-2'-O)-methyltransferase RlmM, whose product MKNVLVYCRQGFEKDCAAELSEVASSKGFYGYAKVVPDAGYIVYNLDQSDAGETLIQQLNFNRLIFARQIIAVNDVIELEQGGRVESLLEAARELPLAEEIWIETADTNEAKALSGLIKKLEKPLREGWKKSGVLRNKAVGVRHHVFMLDGEAAYLGVSYAACRSEFPMGIRRLRFPAAGPSRSTLKLEEAFLQFVPERTLEADLTEGMTAVDLGAAPGGWTYQFVKKGIHVIAIDNGPMQKELMSTGLVEHEKADGFKYEPPYTVDWLVCDMVERPIKVAELMAKWLASGWTRRAIFNLKLPMKKRYQEVALCLQSIEDLLRKAGVSYQYQVKHLYHDREEVTVCIMVK is encoded by the coding sequence ATGAAAAATGTTTTGGTTTACTGTCGTCAGGGTTTCGAAAAAGATTGTGCGGCGGAATTGTCAGAAGTGGCGAGTAGTAAAGGTTTTTATGGTTACGCTAAGGTCGTTCCTGATGCAGGTTACATTGTGTATAACCTTGATCAATCGGATGCTGGTGAAACATTAATTCAGCAGTTGAATTTTAATCGCCTGATTTTTGCTCGTCAGATTATTGCTGTTAATGATGTTATTGAATTGGAGCAAGGCGGTCGAGTAGAGTCTTTGCTCGAGGCGGCTAGGGAATTGCCATTAGCAGAAGAAATTTGGATTGAAACGGCTGATACCAATGAGGCCAAAGCTCTGTCTGGCTTGATTAAAAAGCTGGAAAAGCCTTTGCGAGAGGGTTGGAAAAAATCTGGTGTATTGCGAAATAAGGCGGTAGGTGTTCGTCACCATGTATTTATGTTGGATGGCGAGGCAGCCTATTTGGGCGTGTCTTATGCTGCCTGCCGTAGCGAGTTTCCTATGGGCATTCGTCGTCTGCGTTTTCCGGCCGCTGGTCCGAGTCGATCAACACTTAAGCTTGAGGAGGCTTTTTTACAGTTTGTACCTGAGCGTACACTTGAAGCTGATTTGACTGAAGGAATGACGGCTGTTGATTTGGGGGCGGCGCCCGGCGGTTGGACTTATCAATTTGTTAAAAAAGGCATTCATGTTATCGCAATCGATAATGGGCCAATGCAAAAAGAACTGATGTCTACAGGTTTAGTTGAGCATGAGAAGGCGGATGGTTTTAAATACGAACCGCCTTATACCGTAGATTGGTTGGTGTGCGATATGGTTGAGCGTCCAATCAAAGTAGCGGAATTGATGGCTAAATGGCTAGCAAGTGGCTGGACAAGAAGGGCTATTTTTAATTTAAAGCTACCAATGAAAAAGCGCTATCAAGAAGTTGCTTTGTGTTTACAGTCGATTGAAGATTTATTGAGAAAAGCGGGTGTAAGTTATCAGTATCAAGTGAAGCATCTATATCATGACAGAGAAGAAGTGACTGTTTGTATCATGGTTAAATAA